In a single window of the Labrus mixtus chromosome 20, fLabMix1.1, whole genome shotgun sequence genome:
- the ccdc47 gene encoding PAT complex subunit CCDC47, with protein MRGTHLLLIPALLLLLAFPVSRGRYNDDFDDGEDIADFDDNDFAEFEDMNEDAAAETETAPPPRAAQSSQPEEDEDEDEATVELEDGLDGFDDSETQDQDMYSKYDQEEFEGIGDMEKTGHSMKDPLIIHTVPAHLQNSWESYYMEILMVTGLLAYIMNYIIGKNKNSRLAHAWFNSHRELLESNFALVGDDGTSKEPVSTGKLNQENEHIYNLWCSGRVCCEGMLIQLKFLKRQDLLNVLARMMRPVCDQVQIKVTLNEEDMDTFVFSVGTKKAMAKLQKEMQDLSEFCGDKPKSGAKYGLPDSLAILSEMGEVTDGVMDNKMVHYITNHADKIESIHFSDQFSGPKIMQEEGQPLKLPETKKTLLFTFNVPGMGNTSPKDMDSLLPLMNMVIYSIDKVKKLRLNREGKMKADRNRARVEENFLKQTHAQRQEAAQTRREEKKRAEKERIMNEEDPERQRRLEEAAQRREQKKIEKKQMKMKQIKVKAM; from the exons ATGCGAGGAACACATCTCCTCCTGATCCCcgctctgctcctcctcctggccTTCCCCGTCTCCAGGGGACGCTACAACGACGATTTTGACGACGGCGAGGACATAGCGGACTTCGACGACAACGACTTCGCCGAGTTCGAGGACATGAACGAGGACGCGGCAGCCGAGACGGAAACCGCTCCCCCGCCTCGCGCGGCGCAGTCGTCGCAGcccgaggaggacgaggacgaagATGAAGCCACCGTGGAGCTGGAGGACGGGCTGGATGGCTTCGACGACTCGGAGACGCAG GATCAAGACATGTACAGCAAATATGACCAGGAGGAGTTTGAGGGGATTGGAGACATGGAGAAGACAGGCCACTCCATGAAAGACCCCCTCATAATCCACACA gtcCCTGCACATCTGCAGAACAGTTGGGAGAGTTACTACATGGAGATCCTGATGGTGACCGGCCTGTTGGCCTACATCATGAACTACATTATTGGAAAGAACAAGAACAGTCGCCTCGCTCATGCCTGGTTCAACTCGCACAGAGAACTTCTAGAGAGCAACTTTGCACTAGTGG GTGATGACGGCACCAGTAAAGAACCAGTTAGCACTGGAAAGCTGAACCAGGAAAATGAGCACATCTACAACCTGTGGTGCTCCGGACGCGTGTGCTGTGAAGGGATGTTGATCCAGCTCAAG TTTTTGAAGAGGCAGGACCTCCTTAACGTTCTGGCCAGGATGATGAGGCCAGTCTGTGATCAAGTG caaaTCAAAGTGACTCTTAATGAAGAGGACATGGacacttttgtgttttctgttggtACTAAGAAGGCCATGGCCAAGCTGCAGAAGGAGATGCAGGACTTG AGTGAGTTCTGCGGGGACAAGCCTAAGTCTGGGGCCAAGTACGGCCTTCCAGACTCCCTGGCTATTCTTAGCGAGATGGGCGAGGTCACAGATGGGGTGATGGACAACAAG ATGGTGCATTACATCACCAACCATGCTGACAAGATCGAGTCCATCCATTTCTCGGACCAATTTTCTGGTCCAAAAATTATGCAGGA GGAGGGTCAGCCTTTAAAGCTGCCTGAGACCAAGAAGACGCTGCTGTTTACATTTAATG tgCCTGGCATGGGCAACACCTCTCCCAAAGACATGGActctctgcttcctctcatGAACATGGTGATCTACAGCATCGATAAGGTCAAGAAACTCCGTCTCAACAGAGAG GGCAAAATGAAAGCGGACCGAAACCGCGCCCGCGTGGAGGAGAACTTCCTGAAGCAGACGCACGCTCAGCGCCAGGAGGCCGCACAGACACGCcgcgaggagaagaagagagccgAGAAGGAGAGGATCATGAATGAGGAGGATCCTGAGAGACAACGCCGTCTGGAG gaggCAGCTCAGCGCCGCGAACAGAAAAAGATCGAGAAGAAGCAGATGAAGATGAAGCAAATCAAAGTGAAAGCCATGTGA